Proteins encoded by one window of Bacteroidota bacterium:
- a CDS encoding CTP synthase has product MTPTKYVFVTGGVVSSLGKGILSASLAKLLQARGYAVTIQKLDPYLNVDPGTLNPYEHGECYVTEDGAETDLDLGHYERFLNVPTSQANNVTTGSIYQSVINKERKGDYLGKTVQVIPHVTDEIKRRIKLLGAKNKFDIVITEIGGTVGDIESLPYIEAVRQLKWELGPSNCVMIHLTLVPFLKASGELKTKPTQHSVKELLENGIQPDIVILRTEKTLTADVRKKVALFCNVDIHSVVESIDAPTIYEVPLIMQKEQLDSTVIRKLGLPEGEPAALKAWRQFVTKVKNPKSEVKIALVGKYVELPDAYKSIAESFIHAGAENDCKVNVVRIQSEKINRENYQEILKEFKGILVAPGFGSRGIDGKILAAQYARENNIPFLGICLGMQCAVIEFARNVLGYEDAHSTEIDRLTTHPVIDLMEEQKEVVEKGGTMRLGAYPCVIRKDTKAFQAYNKNEIQERHRHRYEFNSQYLEDFEKAGMIAAGVNPDTGLVEIIEIPKHKWFVGVQFHPEYSSTVVKPHPLFVEFVKATLS; this is encoded by the coding sequence GTGACACCAACTAAATATGTATTTGTAACAGGTGGAGTTGTTTCCTCTTTGGGGAAAGGCATATTGTCAGCTTCACTGGCAAAATTATTGCAGGCACGTGGATATGCCGTTACTATTCAGAAACTTGACCCCTATTTGAATGTCGATCCTGGGACATTAAATCCTTACGAACACGGAGAATGTTACGTAACAGAAGATGGTGCCGAAACCGATCTGGATTTGGGACATTATGAACGTTTTCTCAATGTCCCAACTTCACAGGCGAATAATGTAACTACAGGCTCTATTTACCAGTCTGTTATCAACAAAGAACGTAAAGGAGATTACCTGGGCAAAACCGTACAGGTAATTCCGCATGTGACCGATGAAATAAAAAGAAGGATCAAACTTCTTGGAGCCAAAAACAAATTCGATATTGTCATCACCGAAATTGGAGGGACAGTAGGTGATATAGAATCCCTGCCCTATATTGAAGCTGTCCGTCAGTTGAAATGGGAATTGGGCCCATCCAACTGTGTGATGATACATCTGACATTAGTCCCTTTTCTTAAAGCTTCAGGGGAATTAAAGACCAAACCCACCCAGCATTCCGTCAAAGAATTACTTGAAAATGGGATACAACCTGATATTGTTATATTAAGGACAGAGAAAACCCTTACGGCCGATGTACGCAAAAAAGTAGCATTGTTTTGCAACGTGGATATCCATTCGGTTGTTGAATCCATTGATGCGCCTACCATTTATGAGGTTCCGCTCATCATGCAAAAGGAGCAACTGGATTCAACAGTGATCCGCAAATTGGGCCTGCCCGAAGGTGAACCTGCTGCCTTAAAAGCATGGCGCCAGTTTGTAACAAAGGTTAAAAATCCCAAAAGCGAAGTTAAAATCGCTTTGGTGGGCAAATATGTTGAACTTCCGGATGCCTATAAAAGTATTGCCGAATCATTCATTCATGCCGGAGCAGAAAATGATTGCAAGGTAAATGTGGTCAGGATACAATCAGAAAAAATAAACAGGGAAAACTACCAGGAAATCCTTAAAGAATTCAAAGGGATATTGGTTGCTCCTGGTTTTGGAAGCCGGGGGATAGACGGTAAAATACTTGCAGCACAATATGCGCGCGAAAACAATATCCCATTTTTGGGTATTTGCCTGGGGATGCAATGTGCCGTCATTGAATTTGCCCGTAATGTACTCGGCTACGAAGATGCCCATTCCACAGAGATTGACCGTTTAACGACTCATCCGGTTATCGACCTGATGGAAGAGCAAAAAGAGGTTGTGGAAAAAGGAGGAACTATGCGGTTAGGAGCATATCCCTGTGTGATCAGAAAAGATACAAAAGCCTTTCAGGCATACAATAAAAATGAAATTCAGGAAAGACACAGGCATCGCTACGAATTCAACAGCCAATACCTTGAAGATTTCGAAAAAGCAGGTATGATCGCTGCAGGGGTTAATCCTGATACAGGATTGGTTGAAATCATTGAAATACCAAAACACAAATGGTTTGTGGGTGTTCAATTTCATCCCGAATACAGCAGTACAGTAGTTAAACCCCATCCGCTTTTTGTCGAATTTGTAAAAGCAACTTTGAGTTAA